TGGCTGAGATTTTCACACTGACCTTACCTTATTCTGGGTCCTTGCTGGACTGGAAATGTGAGTTGGTGCTCAAAGCAGTGAAGTATCTTAaggacattttcttttctatttgtcCGCCTTTTGGCATCTACTGTACTGTTACTCTATTTTTCACTTGTTCTTTTCACTCAACCCTACCCCTGTAGTTCTTTCcttgaaatgacatgaaattatTACAATGGCGTTACTTCATAACAGCAAATTTTGAGAGACTGCCTGTATTGGTACCGGTTAGTTGAGAATCAAATAAAGCTCATCTTGGTCATGAGCTGCAGAGGTGTGTGGCAAGGTAAGATAGATGCTGTACCAGCGTAACTCTGGCTGACCTTGAAGCAGCTCTTTCCTAAAGGTTAGGATTAAGCAGCAGTAGCTTCATGCTTTCAGGTCTGTTATGTGAGTTTGGAGCAACCTGATTGAAATCCTAATGTGAGCAGCTGAGATAAGTTGTGCAATTGCGGTACATCCTGCTGCGTCAAGGCTCATGGGTTCTCTTTTGaaatgtggtatttttaaactcttttatTTCTAACACATTCATATTTGCAGATTGTGTTCTAAAACAAAGGTCAGAATATTGTATAGCAGTGGTTCAAAGTCCCCAGGGTAAAGCAGTGCAGTAAATGTTGCAGCAGCAGAATCATAGATGGcagaagtgtaaaaaaaaaaaaaaaaaaaaaaaaaaaaaaaaaaaaaaaaattgcctctACCCTGGTACGGAAACAAAGAGTTTATTCACACCTTGGTACTGCTTTTGGTAGAAAGAGCATCTCAGCCTGTCTGCACTGTGGttggtttgggttctttttttcttaatgactCATAACACTCTTTCCTGACCTAATTACAACTCACATGGCCAGGCAGGGTGCCAGCATAGCCAAAAGGGGGAACTGCATGTGGTCTGAAGCATTCGCTGTCCCATGCAGAaccagctggggagaggagtgGGGACAGGAGCACCTCTCACCACCCTCTGCTGGCAAAGCCTGCCTTGCAGCTGTGTTTTGGGATAGCAGCTTTACTTGCCACACAGACGTGAAAGCACAGCACGTTCCTTCCTAGTTTTAAGGATGTTGCACCATTTCAATATGGGACAAACAAGAGAGATTGCGTAGTAAGGAAAGGATTGCCTAAGCAGCTGTTAtctaagggaagaaaaaggtgacATGGACACAATGGTGCCGAAAAGGCTCAGGTACCACTGAGCTGCAGTGATCTTTTAGGAAGGACTGAGTGTTAATGGGGAGGAAAGGAACATCCAGAGTGAGTGTGGTTATTGCAAGAATGGTTTGAAACAGGCTAAAACTGGTGTTTCAAAGCTGCAATGCAAATGACTTTTCAGCCTTTGGGACAGACCCAACCCTGCCTTCATCTCAGGCAGTCCATAGCTCCATAAagccctccctctgctcctctccaacatcccttctttcttttccctattCCAGTCTCCACCCCTGTTCTGCTACTCTCTGCAAGAGCTTTTGCATACTTTCTGCCCCAGTCTGCACTGCCCCCTGCACACCTTTTTGCGTCCCACTGGGAAGTGAAAAAGCCAGAGGTGGAAAGGAGGGACTGCAGGAACAAGGAAAGAGAACAACTAAGGAATCCACAGTTTCATGGCAAGGGAACCAGGGTGCCAAGGGGACACCaggaaaaacagtctggaaaGTTGTCATGGTGCGAAGAATGTGTGGGAATTAGGGTGTGAGAGTTTGTGTCTAAGGAAACACTGCTCAGCATTAAAGTCCGTGTACAGTATGATATCCCTTGTGTTGACAGAGGGTCTAGTCATCTGGCAACATGAGCTCTGTTATCAGAAGTAAGATACAAAGATGTGTATGGGAAATTCAGACCATGAACCCGATATTAGATGGAATGCAGatgaaaatgctgctttattACAGAAATTTTACATGAATGCTAAAGGAGTGTGCGTGGAGACTTTCTcccaaatggaaaaatacaaaacacccacaaaaaaaccaaactgcacATGAAACCCAGCATGAAGATtgaaatgtgtgtgtttataatGCAGGAACTCTCATGAAATGAATAAGCTGAACTAAAATCTGTAGtatatttgaaacaaaactcATAAATGCTTTTGTTAACAAACACCTTTAATGGAAAACTAGCAGGCCGGAGGTTTGGTGAATGTCTCCAGCCCCTCTGGAGTCATGAAGTCCAAGTTAGCTTTAGGTCGTGAAGAACGGAGTTTTAGCTCATTGTTTCTTACACCTTTTGAAGATCTTCTGCACAGTTAACTCAGTTACCAGCTTTGTCTTAGTTTCAGCGCTGaccaggaaaagcaggaaaCGTTGAAGTATCATGATTAAGATAGGTTGGCCTAAAGCCGATCACAATGTCTTTACTAATAGGATTGTATTTCCTCTTTCATGCAGGCTACCTAtctcagtatttaaaaaagaaaaaaaaagctgtaaatagTTGCCAGATTTTCTAGGCAGTTTTATAGTGGGTACATGCTTGTTGCATCTGCATTATTTGAGGCAGTAAAAGTTTTAGAGCCTTCCTCTTCAGTGGTTTGCCACTGTTTAGCCATAACTTGCCGTTTGACACATcttgattttttaataattttctgtaagtTCCTCCTGAATTTCACCCCcatgaagaaatacagaacaggGTTAAGACAGCCATGGAAATAAGCAAGAGCTTCTGTTACGATGATTGCATATTCAAAGCTGCTGTTCAAGTTAAAGCTCCAGTCTATGATCTTTATCAGTCTCAAGAAAGTATAAGGTGATTGAGTAAGAATAAATAGGGcaactacagaaaatatttttttaaaagacttgttCTTTTGAAAACTCCTGGCGTGCAGTAAGGTTCTAATAATTAGTGAGTAGCAGATGATCATGGCTAGCATAGGAATAAAATAGCCAAGGGTCACTTGGATCACTTCAAGAACCAGTTCTGTGTGATGGTTTGGGTATTCTTCCTGACATATTGCCTTATCAATACTAATCACCTCACTAAAAATAAACTGCGGTGTGGCAAATGCTAGTGAGATCACCCAGATCAAGACACAGATTAATTTGCCCCATGTCATTCGTTTGGTTTGACACATATGTGCTTTGGTGGCAAAAGTAATAGCAATAAGCCGATCAAAGGTGATAGACGTTAGAGTTAACATTGAAGTGTACAAGTTCAGAGTATACAAGCCCCGTATAATACGACATGCCACAGTGCCAAAAGTCCACTCCTGAGCAGCAGAATATGCCCAGAATGGCAGTGTCCAAAGGAAGACCCAGTCAGCTATAGCCAAATTCAGCAAAAATACATCTGTCAGCATCTTCAGTTTCTCATAAAAAACTAGTATGACAAATACCAGCGCGTTTCCTGCTAGCCCAAGGGTGAAAACAGCCGAATACATACAGGGCAGGAAGACTTTTGTAAATCTGTGAAAATTCTCACTTCCGTTTTCGTTGGGATCAATGATGGAGAAGTTATAATAAAAGTTAGCAGCATCTGTAGTTGCCATGTTGCcttctttttaaaggcagcCTGAAAGGAGACacattgagatttttttttttacttggcAAATGATTAAATCCTAATGCATCCATGAGACAGACAAAATCCTAAGTGCTAACAGATAAGGAGTTATAGTAAAGCATCCATGacagacaaaagcaaatatatttatttgctgAAGAGGATTGTCTTGACAGTCAAGACCCAAACACAACAGCTGGTGGATTTAAACATATCATCTGTTACCAGATTTATACTGACGGGGACTCAAAAGCATAAACAAGACAATTACAAAGAGgcttctgaaaacagaatatGGATTAAGCTTTCAAATACATCAGTGGTTTAATGTTTGGATTGAGGGTTTCTGGGGAAACCCATGAGAGAAGCAGAATTCATTTTGCCAAATTCAGCCTTTAGGCTCAGGTTGCAGGCTCTAAGTATCAGAGTTGTTTGGCTTGGGTTGGACCTGTCTTGAAAAGTAGGGTTTAGTCTCAGTGAGAGAGTGCTTTAGAGCTTGTGGTTCAGTTCAGCCTTAGCTCATTGTTTAGGTGTTAGTCACATCATCAGATGGTggcatttcttcctttccccttctcagGTGACTTACTGGAAACTTGGAGGATTCTCATTAATGTCTCGTCACCATTTGGTTTTGGTTAATCCGTTTCAAACATTTGTATTACTGTCAGAAAGAGGAGTGACCACTTCTCTGTCAACCCCCCTCCATCATACCCCCTCTTGAGAGCTGATGCAGTATCACAGTGTCAGCTCTCCAAGGCAAGGGTCTGTTTTCTGTCAGGGCTGTTGCCAGTGCATAAGAGTAACAGCTGTAACAGTAACAACCAGATTTGCAAGCTGTTTAccttgtaaataaaatattttgtgagaCAGATTAGTGGGGTTTTCAAAGATTTAACCTAAAGTTAAATGTCCTCTCTCTTGAGCTACAAACATGTTTCTGTGAGACTAATCATAGCACAAGATGTTACTCAGCATAAGATTAGCAGAATTCACCTCTGAATCATTTAGATTGGCTGAAAGGCCACGCCTGTGTGAGTTATAACGTACAGCAGATTGAACGTTACCCGAAAAAGTAGTTTCCATGGGGCCAAGAAGCAGAGCCAGTGCAGTCTTGTTAGTCACCAGAGACGTACTATAAAACTGCGTGCCCCTTTGAAAAGTTACTGGCTCTTTGTAAAATAGTTTGCTTTTCAATTCAGATGGAGGCCAAGCACAGGATGAAGATAACCAGCAAAAATAAGTTAGGCTCAATGACATCAAGGCAAAGTATACTGAAACAAATGGAAGCGCTGTGGTTTATTTTACGTACTCTTTGCAACAGCCGTCAGCTGATGTTTCTTGCCTCTTTCTTGTAAATGAAAGGTGTTTTCCTCTAAGCTGAAACGAAGTAATTATCATGTACTCAGTTATGTAGTTTGACAACATAACATTACATTAGTAGCCTTACTAAAATAGTACAGTTCTTTCTGGTGTCCAAGCTTACTGGAAATTAGCCTTTAGAAGAGTCTTACtgattcttttaaaagaagaattttttatACCCGCTTTTCATCCATAATAGTTTTTTGCCATAATAAGATATAGCATTCACTCTCTGGAcagaccaaaatatttttcaaaaacatcttTCCTATTACATTAATGTTCACAAGAATTTTCAAATTCAGGCAGTAATACCCTAATTTGGTTTTGGTGAAAGCAGATGGGAGTTTTACTATGGATTTCATATGGAAGCCAGGCTAGGATAATTGTTGAACTCCAGCTGTGAATAATTTTCTTATATACACATTGGCTTCTGATATTCTTGTCTCTCCCACATGCTGACATGAGCAGATCTGCGTATCGATGGAGAACAGAATGCTGCAGAAGAGATCTTTCtaagttaaaaatgttttttagtATGTCATGTTCTTTACATTTCTGAGTTAGCTGGGCTCCTAATTTCTGAATTTATGGATCGTGTTTTAGGAAAGAGATGAGGTGACTGACACCATCAAACAGATAGCAAAGGATTAATGGGAGTCGTTGAAAGTGACCTTTCAACTGATGCtctagaaatttattttcatgttacaTTCTTGTGATCTTAAAGGccttaagttttctttcttttccttctttctcctgttgGAATATAGCCATTTAAGTTCCTTCTTGGTTTGACAGCAGGAGAAATGAGTCTTAAATGCCTGACTGATTACCAACccctctgcaaaaaaaaaaaaaaaaaaaaggtcctaCATGCATAAAAATAGGTTTACCTTGCAGAACTGTACACTTCTTTTTGAGGCAAATTGGAAAGTTGAAGcccaaatctttttttattttttcttttttatgctgGAGAGCAATAAGGAGCTGAGAAAGAGCTGCTAAAGCTGAAAACTTTTTAATCTCAATTGTTGTGTTCCAGACAAGCTGAAGTTACAGTTCAGAGTTGTTCAAGAAAGCTCTCTTAAAGGCTGATCCTGTATTATAAGGCTGAATAGTTTCTGGATCAGTTGACCACCTCTATCAAATATTTTCAATCTTTACTATTGAAAATGAGCTGCAAGTGGTATAACCTGGTATGGAAGTTAAAAATATAGAGGGAGATCTGTATCTTCTGCAGACCAACCTCTCCAGTCCACTAAAATACAGACCAgtaagctttttcctttttttttttttcccccgccAGTGGATGGTAaattttaagagaaagaaagtccagcaatttcctttaaaaaggttttaatttgTTCATGATGCATTGTTATTATGTTACCTGATATTTTTCTAGCCAGAAAGTCTTAAAGTATCCTGcttgttactcacacacctaAGTTAGAATCCACATTGTATGTCTCAAACTTCAGAGTTGTTACGCCTTGTCAGAGTGGTCATGGAGTTATTCCAGCTTTcctcaaaggaaagaacagTAGTAATCTTTCTACCTGAAGTGGATAGCGGGAAAGCATTTTGTTAgcgagggaggaggaagaagattCCCTGGTCAGGAGAACAGTGAGCAGGATGAGTTTATTTGCAGGGAAGTGTGTTGTTACAGTTTGTATGGACTGAGTCTAGGTTCTAAAAAGATTCAGAAGTTTAATGGAAGTTTAAATCGGATAGGAACAACATCACGGCTAGAAAAGTAAGCTAAAGAGAGCCATGCAGTGTCCAGCATGTTAATACAGGATTTGCTTTGAGGTCTTGTTCTGTTACAATTAACTCTTGAATTgatgaaatggaaatgcaagCAAAATAATGGAGAGTCAGAACATGCTATTCTGGTTTGCCCCAGCATAGGTAGGTAGTTCTCCTCCTGTCACCAGAAGAAGGCTGCTTATCATTTCCGTCACTCTGGGAACTGGGTATCCCAGGAGTTGGTAGTCTCAGTGTTACAGGGCTTTTTCCCCATTTGGTCCCCATGGTCTAATTTCTGTTGTGCTGATCAGCTATCCTGCTTTAGTAGCTGCATCTGAAAAGCAGGGTGTAGAAAGCAGCAATAATGATCTTGCCAGTTGTTCATTCTTGTTGTCTCAGGGTTCCAAACAGAAAATCTAATATAGAtcaatctttttaaaataaatctaaattaaaagtaattttagcaTATAATAATAAACAGCATGATTTGCCATCACAATAAATACAGactataaacagaaaaatggtaAATAATGCTCATTACCATGTGCCTTGCTTAGAAATAAACCAACTTCATTACAAAACGGTTTTGAGATTGTAATCGGAAAAGGTGAAATTATCTCTCATATATATTTGTTGAAAGAGATGAGAGGTTTTCAAGCACATACCAGTTGGAAAAACAGATTCTGGAGCGTAAGTGGAAAGGAGGTAATAAACATACACCCTCTGAGTTCCAGATATCCAAAAAATTTGTCTAAAGGCCTTTTTCAGAAGCTAGCAAGTGTAAACCAAAGAGCTGCTGCAATAACAAGGCATCAGAAAAGATTTAATTACAAAACTAGAATGCAAAATCAGTATCTTCAACAGTCTGAATAAAACCCCACCCTTTCTCTTAAATTTTGCATATCAGGATGGAGGATATCTATGATACTAACAAAATCTTTCAAGTTTGAATATTTCTAAATGTTaaagttgctttttttgttgttttttaaactgtgcaCCTATTCACCTGAAGTCAAGAAAATACTCACTTACTAGAGGATGTCATGTCTTGGGGGAACGCAGTCATCTTATCTTTCAAAGGAAATGTGAAAGCAGCAGTTTGCTTTATTTATCAGTGCTGATGCCTGTGCCACTGCCTCACAGCTTTCGTAGTTGTTGTTGACCAAAGCAATACCATGTGAAGTTACTCCTTTGTTTTGATTCTTGAGTGATACTACTACAGACACGACAGTACAAACAAGCTGTGCTCTCAAGATCCAGTTCAAATTCACTTACATGTGGCCATTCATCTGAAATGTCCAGAAtcaaattgatttttcaaaaattatttgcagaattAAAACTTAATCTGTATTTACCACTTACCTTTTTTAACCACTCGTGCATATTTTGTGACAATACTGGATTTTCCAATTCCTTctagtttttctattttttctggGGCAAAAATACTCTAGTGACAATTTCTCAGTTTTTTTGTCCATCTGAGATGAGCTAGAGATGGCTAGAAAGATACTGAGTTGGTGACCATCCCCAAGTCAGTTTTTTAGCTTTAAGGCAATCTCAGCCCTATTTAAAGTTGGTGCATgtgttaaattttctttcagagtcAATGAAAGAAGCTGGGAGGGCCTCCATACATTTACAAGGGAGCCGGAGGGGGCCTACCCTATGCAGGGGTGACTGTTTTCACTTGCAGCAAAGGCAAGGGAGGGAATTGACTTAACAGCCTATGGATACAAGATCTGGGAGAGAAATAGTTGTGAGGAGGCTCTTGAGAGGGTGCAGGGAAGTGGAGGTTCCTGGGTGATGCTGCTCAATGAAGTGATACTCTGCTGTTGTTTGTTCCTACTGTAATTAGGGATATCTTTTGTGCATTCCTTGTAACTGAACTACATGCCTGGCCATCACCACAACTCAGTGTGAGCTGTAGATTTCATTTAACCTTTCCGTTGGTATTCCTTTGTAGGAGGAGCCCAGTACCTGCACATCCCATAAAGCAATGCGCTGCATGCAGTGTACATAACATTTCAGGTGGTTTCCTAGTGCTCACTTCCCTAGTGAGCCTTGCTACTCTTGACAGCCTTTGGAGACTCATCTTCAGGAGCGGTGGTTAGTGTAGAAAAGTAGTAGTCTTACTCATGGATGGATTCTGTGAGAGAGGAAGGCAGTATTCAGAGAAACTAGCCCATGCAGTTAGATGTCTGCGGCAGCCTGTGGTACAGTAGCTGGAGTGCTTCTGGGACTCTGTCCTCTGGAGCAGTATGCGTGTACCTCCGAGTACTTGACTTTGGTACCTGCCAATGtgtgtaaaaacaaacaacaccaATTTTGACTTAACCCTACAGCatcatttactgaaaaaaagactaCTTGCACAAGAAGTGCAAGGCCCTGTAATGCTCTTTAAAATTGAGTTCTCCCTTGTGCTTCATTGTATGTGGTATCATGTATGTGGTACATTGTATGTGGTAAAGGTATTCCTTTGTCTCCGAGCAACAAACCTGTAGCAAGGTGCTAAATATTCACAAACTGTTCCTGTCAAACAGGGGAACAGTAGGTTGCAACAGCCACCTGCTTTTAGCAGttattttcagatgcagaataGGGTATGAGGATGATAAAGCAGTGGCTAAGCTATGTGGTAGCATACAC
This Gavia stellata isolate bGavSte3 chromosome 6, bGavSte3.hap2, whole genome shotgun sequence DNA region includes the following protein-coding sequences:
- the CXCR6 gene encoding C-X-C chemokine receptor type 6 — translated: MATTDAANFYYNFSIIDPNENGSENFHRFTKVFLPCMYSAVFTLGLAGNALVFVILVFYEKLKMLTDVFLLNLAIADWVFLWTLPFWAYSAAQEWTFGTVACRIIRGLYTLNLYTSMLTLTSITFDRLIAITFATKAHMCQTKRMTWGKLICVLIWVISLAFATPQFIFSEVISIDKAICQEEYPNHHTELVLEVIQVTLGYFIPMLAMIICYSLIIRTLLHARSFQKNKSFKKIFSVVALFILTQSPYTFLRLIKIIDWSFNLNSSFEYAIIVTEALAYFHGCLNPVLYFFMGVKFRRNLQKIIKKSRCVKRQVMAKQWQTTEEEGSKTFTASNNADATSMYPL